The DNA region CGCGACCGAACTGGTCAACGGGATCGTCATCGACGAGGAGCCGGCACACGACGAGATGCCCACGAGCGTCGAAGACGCCTCCGTCGCCATCCTGGACGTCGAACTCGGCATCCGGACGGGCGAGGTCGATGCGGAGTACGCGATCGACTCGATCGACCAGCTCAACGCCGCCCTCGACGCCGAGGAGGACGAACTCCGCCGGTACGCCCAGGACGTCATCGACAGCGGCGTCGACGTGCTCTTCACGACCGACGACGTCGACGACCGCGTCGCCTCGCTGCTCGCCAGCGAGGGCATCCTCACCTTCGAGGACATCACCAACAAGAAGGCTCGCAAGGTCGCCAACGCGACGGGCGCCCGCCGGGTCGGCGCCCTCGAGGACCTCTCGGAGGACGACTTCGGCCACGCCGACCGCGTTCGCACCGAAACCTACGGCGACGACGACCTTGCGTTCGTCGAGGGAGGCGCGGCCGCCGAGGCCGTCACCGTCTTCGTCCGCGGCGGCACCGACCACGTCGTCGACGAACTCGAGCGCGCCATCGAGGACGCCCTGGACGTCGTCACCGCGGCGCTGGACTCGGGCGAAGTCGTCCCCGGCGCCGGCGCGACCGAGATCGCCATCGCCGACGCAGTTCGCTCGGCCGCGGCCGGCATCGAGGGCCGCAAGCAACTCGCCGTGACGGCCTTCGCCGACGCGCTGGACATCGTTCCGCGGACGCTCGCGGGCAACACCGGACAGGACCCCATCGACGTGCTGGTCGACCTCCGCGCCGCCCACGAGGCCGAGGGCCGCGCTGGACTGGTGACCGACGGCGAGACCGTCACTATCGGTGACCCCGTCGAGCATGGCGTCGTCGACCCCGCCGACGTCAAGCGCGAGGCCGTCGAAAGTGCCACCGAAGCCGCGACGATGATCGTCCGCATCGACGACGTCATCGCCGCCGAATAACGCCCTCGCGTTCGTTTTACCGTTTTTCGCGACCGTTCGCGTCATCCGATGGCAGCCGATAGTGTTATGTTGTGACATACCATACGTAAATGTATGTCCCATCGCTCACCGACAGATCGGCTGGTTCGAGCCGGGGGCACGGCCGACCGACCGATCTACTACGACGACCGTCGGGGGACGTACCACACCTGGTACGATGGGGGGACGTACGAACCGGTTACGACCGCCGTCCTGATGGGCGTCTCGACAGCCCTCGAGGCCGACCTCGAGACGCTCGAGCCGCTGGCGACGGCGATCGATCCCGAAGCGCTCGACGACCTCTTCACCCGCAGCGTGCGGTCCCGGTCTCGAGCTCGAGCCAGAACGAACGCGCTCGTGGTATCGTTCGAGTACGCCGAGTGCGGGATCCGGATTCACGAAAGCGGTGAGATCGTCATCGATCCGCGCTAGCAGGGATGACGAATCCGCACCAGCCAAGGTGACGAGGCCCACCGTCGCTATTCGCCGACGGGGGACACCCGCTCGAGGACGAACTCGTCACCGACCGCGAGGCCGAAGGCGTCGTCACCACGGCCGTCGTTGACGTCGAGTTCGA from Natronosalvus rutilus includes:
- a CDS encoding HalOD1 output domain-containing protein, producing the protein MSHRSPTDRLVRAGGTADRPIYYDDRRGTYHTWYDGGTYEPVTTAVLMGVSTALEADLETLEPLATAIDPEALDDLFTRSVRSRSRARARTNALVVSFEYAECGIRIHESGEIVIDPR
- the thsA gene encoding thermosome subunit alpha, whose translation is MFILSEDSNRTQGRDAQSSNIMAGKAVSEAVRTTLGPRGMDKMLVDSSGNVVITNDGATILNEMDIEHPAAQMIVEVAESQEEEVGDGTTTAAVLAGNLLAEAEDLIEQDVHATTIVEGYHEAARIALEAIEDQVLDVDVDDELLEQVAVSSMTGKGTGGLQTETLAETVVGAIRQINSDEGVQRDNVEIHTQVGSSSNATELVNGIVIDEEPAHDEMPTSVEDASVAILDVELGIRTGEVDAEYAIDSIDQLNAALDAEEDELRRYAQDVIDSGVDVLFTTDDVDDRVASLLASEGILTFEDITNKKARKVANATGARRVGALEDLSEDDFGHADRVRTETYGDDDLAFVEGGAAAEAVTVFVRGGTDHVVDELERAIEDALDVVTAALDSGEVVPGAGATEIAIADAVRSAAAGIEGRKQLAVTAFADALDIVPRTLAGNTGQDPIDVLVDLRAAHEAEGRAGLVTDGETVTIGDPVEHGVVDPADVKREAVESATEAATMIVRIDDVIAAE